The genomic region CGGCGTCATTGCCTGGTGGTTGTCACAGGGTCGCAAGCGCGGCGCTCGGGCGTGGTCCTTTACTCGGCAAGCGCTGCGGCGTTGTCTGCCAATGTGAATATTTTGTGCGCTGTTTTGCCATCGAACCTCTCTCGCCAGATCGGCACATGCACCAGACCGGCCAGTTCATCGCGGCGCTGCGACTCGATCCCGCGTTTGCTCTGTTCCAGGGTTTTCAGGTGGCTGCCCTTGATAGTGAAGTTCAGCGGGTGGCTGTCCTGCTTGTCATAGTGGAAGTGGGCTTGCCACAACGGTCCGCCGTCAGCGCGATCAGAGATGGCGTAAACGTCGAGGAATGACTTGTCCTTGCCTTTGCCCAACGCCTTGCGATCAACGGTCTTGCTCACATTGAGCTCGGCGCGATCCAGCAGATAATTCAGGCGCATGATGTCCAGCACGTCTTTGTTCTTGTACATCCGCACCAGAATCTCTTGCCCTTGGCTGGTCAATGAGTCGGCTGCGGTTCGCAGGCGTGCGGCCAAATCGATGATCCCTCTATCTTCGCCCTCGCTTGCGTGGTTCTCCAGCCGTCTGGCCTGCTCGTTGAGCAGATCGCTTTCCTTGCCCAGACTTTCGATGATCTCTGTCGGGTTGGTTTTTCTGGCTTCTTGGGCGCTCGCATCGAGCATGTGATTCTCATGGCTGGCCAGTAAGCGGATTGCCTCTGCGACCAGTTGCGAGCGTGGTACGCGGACAATCGGCGGGAGCACCGGCAGCCATTCGTCTTGTCTTTTTTCGTAGCGCCTGGGCGGTGAATCTGGCCGCAACGGGTCGGGAACCTTGATGATGATGCTCCCGTCCGGGGCGGTTTCAGTCTCCCCGACCAGTACCCTGTAAGTGCCGTGCTGACGGGTTCGGAACATCTTCTTGGCGGGGGCGGGACGGCTTGTATCGGCGTAGACCGGTTGCGTCGGAATGAAGTCGAAATCAATGTCCTGGTCGAGGCTCGGCAGATCGGCTCGGCGCATCGAAACGTCAAGAATTTCAGTCAGTTTGCCTTCGATTTTCTTCTCGATCGGATCGATCAGGGCAATGATCTCCTCAAGGTATTGGCTCCTCGGGCTTTGCGAGCTCAGCAGCATCTCAAAGCGGCTCCGGTCTCCTTTCAACTGGTCAATAGCCAGCAGCAGCGCCATGGGATGCTCGCGCTCTGGAAGATTGCCCAGATCCCCGGTAATCAGGTCGAGGGCTGATAGCGAGGGCATGGTCGTGTCTGGCGGCTGGTCGGGAGTGCCGGCAAACAGGTGCACATAAAGAGCCAGTTTGTTGAAGTTGATGCGATCCGTTGCGGGTACCTGCCGGCCGAGTTCAGTCAGTTGCGCGGCCGCTCCGGGAGACGCTTTTCTGATCTGTTCCATCACCACCTGGCGCTCGTCGAGAATCTTCAGTTTCTTGTTCAGGTGAGTGATGATTTTCCTGCAATTGTCGGCACTCATGTCTGTCACCTCAGGCCTGGTTCTGAGGTCCATGACGGCCATGAGCCTGTTGAGGTATTCGACGCGTTCTATCCGGAAAGTGTGCAGTTCTTCCTTGAATAGCCCGCCTGCCTTGAGGATGGTCATCCAGTCCTTGTTGTCGACGAGCGACTGAACAAAGGCCGTTTGTTTTCTGATGTGCTTGAGCAAATGCACCTCAACGGCGACCAGGGCCGAGGTCCTGGCGGGGCCATCCGCCTGTTGTCGGGCCCGATTCCAGAGGGCGTCGTACTGCGTGGATGATTCGATCAGGGCGGTGTGGGCATTCTGGAAGGGTTCATAGCGTTGCATCAGGAGGGCCATTTTGGCCTGCGTCGAGTCATTGCGGGGCATGCCACCCCTCAGCCCCGTAAGCACAGAAACCCAGACATTTGCCTCGTTGCGAGTGATCGCCCGGGTTTCACCGCTGCGACTGGCGCGGTAGATGTTCGCGCTGTCGTTGGCCACCGGATCCTTTGGGTTAACAATACGCCACACCTTGTGCGCCGGGCTCGACGCGTCGAGATCTTGCATCGCCTGATACGCGTGGTTGTGGATGATCACGTAGAGCTTGCCGTCGTGGCGAAACAAACCGTCGCTGCCGGGCTCGGCTGTGCGCAAATCCAGATCAGTGCGAAACGGCTGAAGGCTTGCGTCGGTGGGCGGGACGTTGCCGGCGTCAACATCATTGAGTGGGTGCCAGACGCCACTGTCGACGTCGCGTAACAGCAGCGGCCCAGAGGGGTGCAGTTCGCTCGATAGCCGGGCCCGGTACAGTCCCGTGTCCGGCTGCACTGCGACCAGAACGATGCCGCCATCGGGGACGTCGACGTACAGCCGTTTGTTGTACACCCTGAATCCTTCGCTGTCGGCAGGCGGCAGTTTTGCCGTGGTACTGACCCAGTAATGCTTTAGCGGCTGATCGGTGACGAGACGGACTTCAGCGGGGGCTGGGGTCGGGCGAATCATGACAGTCGCTGCTGGCAGGATCGCATCGGGATCTTCGACACCGGGTGGCGGGGTCCGCGGTTTCGGGGTTTCGCCATGAAGCCACGGATCGCGGCCTTTGCGGGTCGGCGTATCTGGCGTCCTTGTGTCGCCGTCCACCGGTCGATTCGAGCGGATATGGACGTCCACGTCCACGTAGGCGGTGCCATTGCGAGGCGGTTTTACTGCCATGTTTCTTCATCCTTGAAAAAGTGGCGGCTGCAGCACCCGTTCATCGAGTATTGCAAGGCATTCAGCGTCATTGCCGCTGTCTGGCGGGTTGAAAGTCACCGGAGATTTTCTGCTCGAAGTGCGCAGAGCGGGTTGTCGTTAGAAACCGACCATTGCCGTCGGAATTGGTCAAAATTTGTGCTATATTCCGCGCCCGCGATTTTTCACTTCAACACCGGTCGTCGACATGCAAGCAGCCAAGCCGTTATTTGACTATCCAAAATATTGGGCCGAATGTTTCGGGCCAGCGCCATTCCTGCCGATGAGCAGGGAGGAGATGGATCAGCTTGGCTGGGATTCGTGCGACATCATCATTGTTACCGGTGATGCCTACGTCGATCACCCTTCGTTCGGCATGGCGATCATTGGCCGGCTGCTGGAGTCCCAGGGCTTCCGCGTCGGGATCATTGCCCAGCCGAACTGGCAGTCCAAAGACGACTTCATGAAGCTCGGCGAGCCGAACCTGTTCTTCGGGGTTGCGGCGGGCAACATGGACTCGATGATCAACCGCTACACAGCGGACAAGAAAATCCGTTCCGACGACGCCTACACGCCTGGCGGCATGGCCGGCAAGCGTCCGGACCGCGCGAGCCTGGTTTACAGTCAGCGCTGTAAAGAAGCCTACAAGCACGTGCCGATCGTCCTTGGCGGCATCGAAGCCTCGCTGCGCCGCATCGCCCACTACGACTACTGGCAGGATCGCGTGCGTAACTCGATCCTGATCGACGCCAGCGCCGACATTCTGCTGTACGGCAACGCCGAACGCGCAATTGTCGAAGTCGCTCAGCGTCTGTCCTACGGCCACAAGATCGAAGACATCACCGACGTGCGAGGCACCGCGTTCATTCGTCGCGATACGCCGAAAGACTGGTACGAAGTCGACTCGACGCGTATCGACCGTCCGGGCAAGGTCGACAAGATCATCAACCCGTACGTGAATACCCAGGACACCCAGGCCTGCGCCATCGAGCAGGAAAAGGGTCCGGTTGAAGATCCGCAGGAAGCCAAGGTCGTACAGATCCTGGCCAGCCCGCGCATGACCCGCGACAAGACCGTGATTCGTCTGCCATCGGTTGAAAAGGTCCGTGGCGACGCCGTTCTGTATGCCCACGCCAACCGCGTGCTGCACCTCGAGACCAACCCGGGCAACGCCCGTGCGCTGGTGCAGAAGCATGGCGAAGTCGACGTCTGGTTCAACCCGCCGCCGATTCCGATGACCACTGAAGAAATGGACTACGTGTTCGGCATGCCTTACGCCCGTGTTCCGCACCCGGCGTACGGCAAAGAGAAGATCCCGGCCTACGACATGATCCGTTTCTCGGTGAACATCATGCGTGGCTGCTTTGGTGGCTGCACCTTCTGCTCGATCACCGAGCACGAAGGCCGGATCATCCAGAACCGTTCCGAAGAGTCGATCATTCGCGAAATCGAAGAGATCCGCGACAAGGTGCCGGGCTTCACCGGCGTCATTTCCGACCTCGGCGGCCCGACCGCGAACATGTACCGCATCGCCTGCAAAACACCGGAAATCGAATCCGCGTGCCGCAAGCCGTCCTGCGTGTTCCCGGGCATCTGCCCGAACCTCAACACCGACCACTCGTCGCTGATTCAGCTATACCGTAGCGCCCGTGCGTTGCCGGGTGTGAAGAAAATCCTGATTGCCTCCGGCCTGCGCTACGACCTCGCGGTCGAGTCGCCGGAGTACGTCAAAGAGCTGGTGACCCACCACGTTGGTGGTTACCTGAAGATCGCCCCGGAACACACCGAGGAAGGTCCGCTCAACCAGATGATGAAACCGGGCATCGGCAGCTATGACAAGTTCAAGCGCATGTTCGAGAAGTACACCAAGGAAGCGGGCAAGGAGCAGTACCTGATTCCGTACTTCATCGCCGCCCACCCGGGCACCACCGACGAAGACATGATGAACCTCGCGCTGTGGCTCAAGGGCAACGGCTTCCGCGCTGACCAGGTGCAGGCGTTCTACCCGTCGCCGATGGCCACCGCCACGGCGATGTACCACTCGGGCAAGAACCCGCTGCGCAAGGTCACCTACAAGAGTGATGGCGTGACTATCGTCAAGAGCGAAGAGCAGCGTCGTCTGCACAAGGCGTTCTTGCGTTATCACGACCCGAAAGGCTGGCCGATGCTGCGTGAAGCGTTGATCCGCATGGGCCGTGGCGACCTGATCGGTTCGGGCAAGGATCAGTTGATCCCGACTCATCAGCCGGCGACTGACAGCTACCAGAGCGCCCGTCGCAAGAACTCGACGCCGGCCGGTAGCCATAAAGTGGCGAAGGAAGGCAAAGAGAAGACCACCAAGATCCTCACCCAGCACACTGGTTTGCCGCCGCGTGCCAGTGATGGTGGTAATCCTTGGGACAAGCGTGAACAGGCCAAGGCGGCGGCGTTTGCCCGCAACCAGCAGGCGGCCAAGGAGCGCAAGGACGCCGCGAAAGGCAAAGGGCCGAAGCCGACGCGCAAGCCGGTCGTACCGCGCTAAACATCGCTTGAGCTGAACAGAGCGCCAACCTTCGGGTTGGCGTTTTGCGTTTCTGCCGTTGGATTTATGCAGGCCGCAAGATCCATCCCCCTCACCCCAGCCCTCTCCCCCATGGGGGGCGAGGGGGAAGGGAGCAGATCTCTGTGCCTTTCAAACCTGAGTTCGACTCAAGTCTTTCAAGTCGGCGTATCTCGAACATCCAACGCGGTCAGTCCCCTCTCCCTCTGGGAGAGGGTTAGGGTGAGGGGCTCTTCGCAACAGATTTCCTTGCTTTTCAAAATCCGGGTTCGACTCAAGACTTTCAAGTCGGCGTATCTCCAACGGCCACCCCGATCAGTCCCCTCTCCCTCTGGGAGAGGGCTAGGGTGAGGGGCTCTTCGCAACATTTACGTGCAATGAGCCCAAACCATTTCCCCGCATCGCCCGATTTTGGTGCTGTACTGCCCTAAGCATTCCGGGAAAGCGCCCAAGCCCTCTGCATGGCATAAGTCTTGCGCGCTTTCGAATACGCTTAGGCTCGCAGGAGGCACGCCGTGTCGATTCATGTCGCATTGCATCACGTCACGCATTACCGCTACGACCGCGCTGTCGAACTCGGCCCGCAGATCGTGCGCCTGCGCCCGGCTGCCCACAGCCGCACGCGGATTTTGTCGTATGCACTGAAAATCTCGCCCGAGCAGCATTTCATCAATTGGCAGCAAGACCCGCAGGGCAACTACCTCGCGCGCCTGGTGTTCCCCGAGAAAACCAATGAACTGCGCATCGAAGTCGATCTGCTCGCCGAAATGGCCGTGTTCAATCCGTTCGACTTCTTCCTCGAACCCTACGCCGAGAAAATCCCCTTCGCCTACGCCGCCGATGAGCGCAAGGAGCTGGCGCCGTACCTCGAAACCCTGCCGCTGACGCCGAAATTCAAAGCCTATCTGGACGCCATCGACCGCACACCGCTGCCGGCGGTGGACTTCCTCGTGGCGCTCAACCAGCGCTTGAGCGAAGACATCGGCTATCTGATTCGCATGGAACCGGGCGTGCAAACCCCGGAGCACACCCTTGAGCATGCCTCCGGTTCCTGCCGCGACTCGGCGTGGCTACTGGTGCAGTTGCTGCGTAACCTCGGGTTGGCGGCGCGATTTGTCTCCGGTTATCTGATTCAACTGACGGCCGACGTGAAAAGTCTCGACGGCCCATCCGGCACTGAAGTGGATTTCACCGACCTGCACGCCTGGTGCGAGGTGTATTTGCCGGGCGCGGGCTGGATCGGCCTCGATGCGACTTCCGGGCTGTTCGCCGGCGAAGGGCATATCCCGTTGGCCTGCAGTCCCGATCCGTCCTCGGCGGCACCGATCAGTGGCCTGGTCGAGCCGTGCGAATGTGTGTTCAGCCATGAGATGTCGGTGGAGCGGATCTGGGAGGCGCCGCGCGTCACCAAGCCCTACACCGATGAACAGTGGCTGGCGATTCAGGCGCTGGGGCGGCAGATCGATGCCGACCTGCTGGCGGATGACGTGCGCCTGACCATGGGCGGCGAGCCGACCTTCGTGTCCATCGATGACCCGGATGGCGCCGAGTGGAACACCGCCGCATTGGGCGCGGACAAGCGCCGGCTCTCCGCCGAACTGTTCCAGCGCATGCGCAAGCATTACGCGCCGAAAGGCCTGGTGCATTTTGGTCAGGGCAAGTGGTATCCCGGCGAGCAACTGCCGCGTTGGTCGCTCAATTGCTACTGGCGCCGTGATGGTGTGCCGATCTGGCACAACGACGCGCTGATTGCCGACGAACAACAGGATTACGGCGCCGACGGTGAACTGGCCGGGCGCTTTCTGGCCAGTGTCGCCGAGCGCCTGAAATTGCCTACGCGCTTTGTGTTCCCGGCCTACGAAGACAATTTCTACTACCTCTGGCGCGAGGGCACGTTGCCGAGCAATGTCAGCGCCGAAGATTCACGTCTTGAGGAACCTCTTGAGCGTGCACGTCTGCGCAAGGTCTTCAGTCAGGGCCTGAACAAGGTAATCGGCCAGGTGTTGCCGCTGGCGCGCACGGCCAAGGGTGATCAATGGCAGAGCGGGCGCTGGTACCTGCGTGACGAGCATTGCCGACTGGTGCCGGGGGATTCGCCGTTGGGCTATCGCCTGCCGTTGGGGTCGCAGCCGTGGGTGAAGGCCGCGGAGTATCCGTTTATTCATCCACAGGACCCGAATCAGGATTTCCCCGAGTTGCCGCAAACTGCGCTGCTCAATAGTCCAGGCGAACCGGCAGCGGCTGACGAACGCGCGCCGAAGATCGACGAATCTGCCGACTGGCTGACCCGCACCGCATTCTGCGCCGAGGCGCGGGAGGGGCGGTTGTACCTGTTCATGCCGCCGCTGGAGCGGGTTGAGGATTATCTGGAATTGGTGGCCGCCATCGAAGCGACCGCCGAAGAATTGCATTGCCCGGTGCTGCTGGAAGGCTACGAGCCACCGAGCGATCCGCGTCTGAGCAATTTCCGCATTACCCCGGATCCGGGCGTGATCGAGGTCAACGTGCAACCCTCGGCCACGTGGGACGAATTGGTCGAGCGCACCGAGTTTCTGTATGAAGAGGCGCGCCAGACCCGCCTGACCACCGAAAAATTCATGATCGACGGCCGTCACACTGGCACCGGCGGCGGCAACCATTTCGTTCTCGGTGGGGGGGCGCCGGCGGATTCGCCGTTCCTGCGTCGCCCCGATCTGCTGCGCAGCCTGATCAGTTACTGGCATAACCATCCGTCATTGTCGTATCTGTTCTCTGGACTGTTCATCGGCCCGACGTCTCAGGCGCCGCGTGTCGATGAGGCGCGCAATGACGCGCTGTACGAACTGGAAATTGCCTTCGCGCAGATGCCCGAACCGGGCGAGGAATGTGCCCCGTGGCTGGTCGATCGACTGCTGCGCAATTTGCTGATCGACGTCACCGGCAACACGCACCGTGCCGAGTTCTGCATCGACAAACTCTATTCGCCGGACGGCGCCACCGGGCGTCTTGGCTTGCTGGAACTGCGCGCCTTTGAAATGCCGCCCCACGCGCGCATGAGTCTGGCGCAACAGTTGTTGCTGCGGGCACTGGTCGCACGGTTCTGGCGCGAACCTTATGCGCCGCCGAAACTGGCGCGCTGGGGCACCGAACTGCACGATCGTTTCCTGCTGCCGCACTTTATCGAGCAGGATTTTGCCGACGTCATTGTCGAACTGAACAACGCCGGTTATCCGCTGCGCGCGGAATGGTTTGCCGCGCACCTGGAGTTTCGTTTTCCCAAGGTCGGCGATTACGCCGTTAACGGCATCGAACTGGAACTGCGGCAGGCGCTGGAGCCGTGGCACGTGTTGGGCGAGGAGGGCGCGGCGGGCGGCACGGTCCGTTACGTCGACTCATCGCTGGAGCGCCTGCAGGTCAAGCTCAAAGGCTTGCCGCCGCAGCGTTATCTGCTGACGTGTAACGGCATCGCGGTGCCGTTACACCCGACCGGACGCGTGGGCGAGTTCGTCGCGGGTGTGCGTTACCGAGCGTGGCAACCGGCCAACTGTTTGCAACCGACAATACCCGTGCACGCACCGCTGGTGTTCGACCTCCTCGACACCTGGATGGGGCGTTCCCTGGGCGGTTGTCAGTACCACGTTGCCCATCCGGGCGGGCGCAATTACGAGACGTTGCCGGTCAACGCCAACGAAGCGGAGAGCCGGCGGATGGCGCGATTCTTCCGCATCGGACACACGCCGGGGAAACTTCCTATACCGAATGTAGAAATCAGTGACGAGCTACCGATGACAATCGATTTACGACGTTTCTAAGGCCTACGCGACACGCGGATTTTTCGTATATCCGCGCGTCATGTGCCTGCGTTAGTCTGACCGTTCCTTGCTGTCTGCCGAGCTTTCCATGCCTGACCTGCTAGACCGCTACCCGCTTACGGCGGGCACTTATCACGAACTGCTCGACGGCAGTGGCGCGGTGCGCCCGCACTGGCGGCGGCTGTTCGATCAGTTGCAACGCAGCACCCCGGCGCAACTGATGCAGCGGCAGGCATTGCTGGCGCGGCAGATTCAGGAAAACGGTGTCACGTATAACGTCTATGCCGATCCCAAAGGCGCGGATCGGCCGTGGGAGCTGGATCTGCTGCCGCATGTGATTGCTGCGGATGAATGGCAGCAACTGTCGGCAGGTATCGCCCAGCGTGCGCGACTGCTCAATGCTGTGCTGGCTGATTTGTATGGGCCGCAACGGCTGATCAGCGAAGGCCTGTTGCCGGCAGAGCTGGTTTTCGGTCACAACAATTTTCTCTGGCCGTGTCAGCATGTCGCGCCGCCGGAAGCGTCGTTTCTGCACCTGTATGCCGTCGATCTGGCGCGCACACCGGACGGGCGCTGGTGGGTCACTGCCGATCGCACCCAAGCCCCGTCGGGCGCCGGTTATGCCTTGGAAAACCGCACAATCGTGTCGCGCGCGTTTCCCGAGTTGTACCGGGATCTGAAGGTGCAGCATCTGGCCGGCTTCTTCCGTACGTTGCAGGAGACCCTCGCGCGACAGGCGCCGTGTGACGATGACGCGCCGCTGGTGGTGCTGCTCACACCGGGGCGCTTCAATGAAAGTTATTTTGAACATCTGTATCTGGCTCGCCAGCTCGGTTATCCGCTGGTCGAGGGCGGTGATCTGACGGTGCGCGATGCCACGGTCTACCTGAAAACCCTCAGTGGTCTGCGTCGGGTGCACGCGGTCATGCGCAGGCTCGATGATGATTTTTGCGACCCGCTGGAACTGCGTACTGACTCGGCACTCGGCGTTCCCGGGTTGCTTGAGGCGGTACGCCAAGGGCGAGTCCTGGTCGCCAATGCGCTGGGTAGCGGCGTGCTGGAGTCCCCGGGATTGCTGGGCTTTCTGCCGAAGATCAACCAATACCTGTTTGGCGAAGAACTGATTTTGCCGTCGATCGCGACGTGGTGGTGCGGTGAGGCGCCGGTGTTGGCTCAAGCCCTGGAAAAACTGCCCGAACTGCTGATCAAACCGGCATTTCCTTCGCAGAGCTTCGCGCCGGTATTTGGCCGTGATCTGAGTGAAAAACAGCGTCAGGCGCTTGCCGAACGCATGCAGGCGCGTCCTTATGCCTATGTGGCGCAAGAATTGGCTCAGCTGTCCCAGGCGCCGATCTGGCAGGCGGAAAACGCTCAACTGCAACCACGGGCGATCGGTATGCGCATGTACGCCGTGGCCGGTGCTGACGATTATCGCGTGCTTCCGGGTGGTCTGACCCGGGTGGCGGCCGAGGCCGATGCCGAAGTGGTGTCGATGCAGCGTGGTGGAGCGAGCAAAGACACTTGGGTACTGGGTGATCGCCCTCCCAGCGGTGAGCAATGGAAGAGTCAGCGCAACGTTGGGGTCCATGATCTGGTGCGGCGCGATCCGTACCTGCCGTCACGGGTGGTGGAAAACCTGTTCTGGTTCGGCCGTTACTGCGAGCGCTGTGATGACAGTGCGCGGTTGCTGCGCATCATGCTCGCGCGTTATGTCGACGGCGACGACCCGCAAGCGTTGCAGGCCGCTGTCGATCTCGGCGAGCGACTGACGCTGCTGCCGGACGAGGGTGAACTGCCGGAGCGTCTGCTGGCGGCACTGCTGGGTGAGGATTGGTCGTTCAGTCTGCGTTCCAACCTGCAGCGTTTGCAGTGGGCGGCCTCACAAGTGCGTGGCAAACTTTCTCGGGAAAACTGGCAGGCGCTGGTGGAGCTGCAACGCGAAGCGACGGAGCTGGACACCGATGAGCCGGATTTCGGCGAGTTGCTGGATTTTCTCAACCGGCTGGTGATGTCGCTGGCGGCGCTGTCCGGGTTTGCCCTGGACGACATGACCCGCGACGAAGGCTGGCGCTTTCTGATGATCGGCCGGCGTATCGAGCGTCTGCAATTTCTCAGCAGCAGTCTGGCGGCGTTTCTGCGTGGCGCTGGGGCGTTCGATCAGGCGGGCCTGGAGTGGTTGCTGGAACTGGGCAACAGCAGCATCACCTATCGCTCACGTTATCTGGCGGTGGCGCAATTGATTCCGGTGCTCGACCTGTTGCTGCTCGATGAGCAGAACCCGCACGCGGTGTTGTTCCAGTTGAAACTGGTGACCCGCACCTTGAAACGTTTGAACGACGATTTCGCTGCGCCAAGGGAGGCCGGACTGCCGCAATTGGTCGAGCGTCTGGCGCGCTTCGATCTGGGATGTCTGGAGAATCCATTATTCGGTGAGTCCAGTGTACGAGCCGCTCTGAATGGTCTGGCGGATCTGCTGCAAGAGATTGCCGAGGCCAGCGGGCAGGTGTCGGGTCGTCTGGCCCTGCGCCATTTCGCCCATGTCGATGATGTCAGCCAGCGCACGGTGTCCGTCTGATGAATGCTCGCTACCAGATCCTCCACGACACCTGTTACCACTACGACAGCCCGGTGTCGCTGGCGCAGCAACTGGCGCACTTGTGGCCGCGTGAATGCGCCTGGCAGCGCTGCACTGAACAGCAGCTGCTGATCAGCCCGGACCCGACAGCACGCCGCGATGAGCTCGACGTGTTTGGCAATCCGCTGACCCGGCTGGCCTTCGAGCGTCCTCACGATGAATTGCAGGTCAATGCCCGGCTCACCGTTGAGGTGCTGGCGCGGCCGGCTCTGGATTTCAATCAGTCGCCGGCCTGGGAATTGACCCGCGATGCACTCACCTACAGCAGCCAGCCGTTGTCCGCTGAGTTGCTCGAAGCCTGTCGCTACCGGTTCCAGTCACCGTACGTGCATTTGAAAAGCCGCTTCGTCGAGTTCTCTCAGAGTTGTTTTGCGCCGGGCAGGCCGTTGCTGTTGGGCGTGCGGGACTTGATGCAGAAGATCTTCAGCGAATTCACTTTTGATGCCGAGGCGACCCAAGTGGCGACCCCGCTGGTGGAAGTGCTGGAGCGGCGGCGCGGGGTCTGTCAGGACTTCGCGCACTTGATGCTGGCGTGCGTGCGCTCGCGAGGGCTGGCAGCGCGCTACATCAGTGGTTATTTGCTGACGCAGCCACCACCGGGGCAGCCGC from Pseudomonas tensinigenes harbors:
- a CDS encoding circularly permuted type 2 ATP-grasp protein, whose product is MPDLLDRYPLTAGTYHELLDGSGAVRPHWRRLFDQLQRSTPAQLMQRQALLARQIQENGVTYNVYADPKGADRPWELDLLPHVIAADEWQQLSAGIAQRARLLNAVLADLYGPQRLISEGLLPAELVFGHNNFLWPCQHVAPPEASFLHLYAVDLARTPDGRWWVTADRTQAPSGAGYALENRTIVSRAFPELYRDLKVQHLAGFFRTLQETLARQAPCDDDAPLVVLLTPGRFNESYFEHLYLARQLGYPLVEGGDLTVRDATVYLKTLSGLRRVHAVMRRLDDDFCDPLELRTDSALGVPGLLEAVRQGRVLVANALGSGVLESPGLLGFLPKINQYLFGEELILPSIATWWCGEAPVLAQALEKLPELLIKPAFPSQSFAPVFGRDLSEKQRQALAERMQARPYAYVAQELAQLSQAPIWQAENAQLQPRAIGMRMYAVAGADDYRVLPGGLTRVAAEADAEVVSMQRGGASKDTWVLGDRPPSGEQWKSQRNVGVHDLVRRDPYLPSRVVENLFWFGRYCERCDDSARLLRIMLARYVDGDDPQALQAAVDLGERLTLLPDEGELPERLLAALLGEDWSFSLRSNLQRLQWAASQVRGKLSRENWQALVELQREATELDTDEPDFGELLDFLNRLVMSLAALSGFALDDMTRDEGWRFLMIGRRIERLQFLSSSLAAFLRGAGAFDQAGLEWLLELGNSSITYRSRYLAVAQLIPVLDLLLLDEQNPHAVLFQLKLVTRTLKRLNDDFAAPREAGLPQLVERLARFDLGCLENPLFGESSVRAALNGLADLLQEIAEASGQVSGRLALRHFAHVDDVSQRTVSV
- a CDS encoding transglutaminase family protein yields the protein MNARYQILHDTCYHYDSPVSLAQQLAHLWPRECAWQRCTEQQLLISPDPTARRDELDVFGNPLTRLAFERPHDELQVNARLTVEVLARPALDFNQSPAWELTRDALTYSSQPLSAELLEACRYRFQSPYVHLKSRFVEFSQSCFAPGRPLLLGVRDLMQKIFSEFTFDAEATQVATPLVEVLERRRGVCQDFAHLMLACVRSRGLAARYISGYLLTQPPPGQPRLIGADASHAWVSVFCPVLGWVDFDPTNNVQPALEHITLAWGRDFSDVSPLRGVILGGGNHDPEVRVTVMPLD
- a CDS encoding YgiQ family radical SAM protein; translated protein: MQAAKPLFDYPKYWAECFGPAPFLPMSREEMDQLGWDSCDIIIVTGDAYVDHPSFGMAIIGRLLESQGFRVGIIAQPNWQSKDDFMKLGEPNLFFGVAAGNMDSMINRYTADKKIRSDDAYTPGGMAGKRPDRASLVYSQRCKEAYKHVPIVLGGIEASLRRIAHYDYWQDRVRNSILIDASADILLYGNAERAIVEVAQRLSYGHKIEDITDVRGTAFIRRDTPKDWYEVDSTRIDRPGKVDKIINPYVNTQDTQACAIEQEKGPVEDPQEAKVVQILASPRMTRDKTVIRLPSVEKVRGDAVLYAHANRVLHLETNPGNARALVQKHGEVDVWFNPPPIPMTTEEMDYVFGMPYARVPHPAYGKEKIPAYDMIRFSVNIMRGCFGGCTFCSITEHEGRIIQNRSEESIIREIEEIRDKVPGFTGVISDLGGPTANMYRIACKTPEIESACRKPSCVFPGICPNLNTDHSSLIQLYRSARALPGVKKILIASGLRYDLAVESPEYVKELVTHHVGGYLKIAPEHTEEGPLNQMMKPGIGSYDKFKRMFEKYTKEAGKEQYLIPYFIAAHPGTTDEDMMNLALWLKGNGFRADQVQAFYPSPMATATAMYHSGKNPLRKVTYKSDGVTIVKSEEQRRLHKAFLRYHDPKGWPMLREALIRMGRGDLIGSGKDQLIPTHQPATDSYQSARRKNSTPAGSHKVAKEGKEKTTKILTQHTGLPPRASDGGNPWDKREQAKAAAFARNQQAAKERKDAAKGKGPKPTRKPVVPR
- a CDS encoding DUF2126 domain-containing protein: MSIHVALHHVTHYRYDRAVELGPQIVRLRPAAHSRTRILSYALKISPEQHFINWQQDPQGNYLARLVFPEKTNELRIEVDLLAEMAVFNPFDFFLEPYAEKIPFAYAADERKELAPYLETLPLTPKFKAYLDAIDRTPLPAVDFLVALNQRLSEDIGYLIRMEPGVQTPEHTLEHASGSCRDSAWLLVQLLRNLGLAARFVSGYLIQLTADVKSLDGPSGTEVDFTDLHAWCEVYLPGAGWIGLDATSGLFAGEGHIPLACSPDPSSAAPISGLVEPCECVFSHEMSVERIWEAPRVTKPYTDEQWLAIQALGRQIDADLLADDVRLTMGGEPTFVSIDDPDGAEWNTAALGADKRRLSAELFQRMRKHYAPKGLVHFGQGKWYPGEQLPRWSLNCYWRRDGVPIWHNDALIADEQQDYGADGELAGRFLASVAERLKLPTRFVFPAYEDNFYYLWREGTLPSNVSAEDSRLEEPLERARLRKVFSQGLNKVIGQVLPLARTAKGDQWQSGRWYLRDEHCRLVPGDSPLGYRLPLGSQPWVKAAEYPFIHPQDPNQDFPELPQTALLNSPGEPAAADERAPKIDESADWLTRTAFCAEAREGRLYLFMPPLERVEDYLELVAAIEATAEELHCPVLLEGYEPPSDPRLSNFRITPDPGVIEVNVQPSATWDELVERTEFLYEEARQTRLTTEKFMIDGRHTGTGGGNHFVLGGGAPADSPFLRRPDLLRSLISYWHNHPSLSYLFSGLFIGPTSQAPRVDEARNDALYELEIAFAQMPEPGEECAPWLVDRLLRNLLIDVTGNTHRAEFCIDKLYSPDGATGRLGLLELRAFEMPPHARMSLAQQLLLRALVARFWREPYAPPKLARWGTELHDRFLLPHFIEQDFADVIVELNNAGYPLRAEWFAAHLEFRFPKVGDYAVNGIELELRQALEPWHVLGEEGAAGGTVRYVDSSLERLQVKLKGLPPQRYLLTCNGIAVPLHPTGRVGEFVAGVRYRAWQPANCLQPTIPVHAPLVFDLLDTWMGRSLGGCQYHVAHPGGRNYETLPVNANEAESRRMARFFRIGHTPGKLPIPNVEISDELPMTIDLRRF